One segment of Methylocystis sp. ATCC 49242 DNA contains the following:
- a CDS encoding DNA topoisomerase VI subunit B: MSDRQAKAPTALEMAGRQREISVSEFFLKNRHLLGFDTPAKALVTAVKEAVDNALDACEEAGVLPDITVEVRGRFEKSRIVVEDNGPGIVESQIARIFGKLLYGSKFHKLAQSRGQQGMGISAAGMYGQLTVGKPLHVISRTEGDALASELYVSIDTANNRPDIHRKKRIEWDSPHGTRVEMEIEGVDQAGPHSVEVYLKQTAIANPHVSIAYRGPRGRELVFARSSETLPPRPKEIRPHPSGMELGRLIQMLNVTKSRSLLRFLVDEFSCVGAKTALEIISRAGKPLSDRSYPAHIAHAQASALHRALQKTRVRAPRTDCIVPIGEARLLEGLRKELPADFYTVATRPPATYRGNPFQVEVGIAFARPGESEIEVDALGHMRRKKQERPDATRHLIARKDEPVRLLRFANRVPLLYQQASCAITKSVLQTNWRAYGLHQSRGALPIAPMAIVVHVASVWVPYTSEAKEAIEPYPELVREIKLGLQQCARRLSHYLQRESSLQHEYERRSYIEKYLPHIGLALQEILALSDDERDATVTKLDDVLHSSRAGKRSAS, translated from the coding sequence ATGTCTGATCGACAAGCAAAGGCGCCGACCGCCCTGGAAATGGCGGGCAGGCAGCGGGAGATCTCCGTTTCGGAGTTCTTTCTCAAGAACCGCCACCTGCTCGGCTTCGACACGCCCGCGAAGGCGCTGGTCACGGCGGTCAAGGAGGCGGTCGACAACGCCCTCGACGCCTGCGAGGAAGCAGGGGTCTTGCCGGACATCACGGTCGAGGTGCGGGGCCGTTTCGAGAAATCGCGGATCGTCGTGGAGGATAACGGCCCCGGGATCGTCGAAAGTCAGATCGCGCGCATCTTCGGCAAGCTTCTCTACGGCTCGAAATTTCACAAGCTCGCCCAGTCCCGCGGCCAGCAGGGCATGGGGATTTCCGCGGCGGGAATGTATGGCCAGCTCACGGTTGGCAAACCGCTGCATGTCATCAGCCGCACGGAGGGCGACGCGCTCGCTTCCGAGCTTTACGTGTCGATCGATACGGCCAACAACCGCCCGGACATTCACAGGAAGAAACGGATCGAGTGGGACAGCCCGCACGGCACGCGGGTCGAGATGGAGATCGAGGGCGTCGACCAGGCGGGGCCGCATTCGGTCGAGGTCTATCTGAAGCAAACCGCCATCGCCAATCCGCATGTGTCGATCGCTTACCGAGGCCCGCGGGGCAGGGAGCTCGTCTTCGCCCGTTCGTCGGAAACGCTTCCACCGCGGCCGAAGGAAATCAGGCCGCATCCGAGCGGCATGGAGCTCGGGCGGCTGATCCAGATGCTGAACGTCACGAAAAGCCGTTCGCTGCTGCGCTTCCTCGTCGACGAATTCTCATGCGTGGGCGCGAAGACGGCGCTCGAGATCATCAGTCGGGCCGGCAAACCCTTGAGCGATCGTTCCTATCCGGCGCATATCGCGCACGCCCAGGCGAGCGCCCTGCATCGCGCTCTTCAGAAGACGCGCGTTCGGGCGCCGCGGACTGACTGCATTGTTCCGATCGGCGAGGCTCGGCTTCTCGAAGGGCTGCGCAAGGAGTTGCCCGCGGATTTCTACACGGTCGCCACACGCCCCCCGGCGACCTATCGCGGCAATCCCTTTCAGGTGGAAGTGGGCATCGCCTTCGCCCGTCCCGGCGAGTCTGAAATCGAAGTGGACGCGCTCGGCCACATGCGCAGGAAGAAGCAGGAACGTCCCGACGCGACGCGACATCTGATCGCGAGGAAGGATGAACCCGTTCGCCTCCTGCGCTTTGCGAACCGCGTCCCGCTGCTTTATCAGCAGGCGAGCTGCGCGATCACGAAATCTGTGCTGCAGACCAACTGGCGCGCCTACGGCCTGCATCAGTCGAGGGGCGCCTTGCCCATCGCGCCGATGGCGATCGTCGTTCATGTCGCGTCGGTCTGGGTTCCCTATACGTCGGAGGCCAAGGAGGCCATCGAGCCTTATCCCGAGCTGGTCAGGGAGATCAAACTCGGGCTGCAGCAATGCGCGCGGCGGCTGTCGCATTATCTGCAGCGCGAATCCAGCTTGCAGCACGAGTATGAGCGGCGGTCCTATATCGAGAAATACCTTCCCCATATCGGTCTCGCCCTTCAGGAAATCCTCGCGCTCAGCGACGACGAGCGGGACGCGACGGTGACGAAGCTCGACGACGTGCTGCATTCGAGCCGAGCCGGGAAAAGGTCAGCTTCATGA
- a CDS encoding RHE_PE00001 family protein → MIARHRFPADSEIERLLPPARLQGPFEAASDVLARLDERLRSSPVAEAFIVRADFHDACAALWRQGDFVQIEDLVLHDAGMDARAPTHELVRANAALLTRRRIAGQPPGWALTAAGLAALRGARTVDDGAVKTNDGNEYDDDDEGGDFHDSDDDAAPLAGEFAEIDALLARSSAAASDVRAIPLKRDDSGLVYDEDWDEEGRLDEWRAALKEIETLPPLLAAALAYEGWETLEPLRRQSWLGPLLAAALLRARGKTRHHLASLHAGFRHVKYRRSRHHDLATRLVGFAQAVETMAATGLKEIDRLTLARQLLLRRCAGRRGNSKLPRLVDLCLRLPVVSVPLAAKELGVSQQAATTMIDELSPNLRELTGRRRYRAWAVM, encoded by the coding sequence ATGATTGCAAGGCACAGATTTCCAGCAGACTCCGAGATCGAGCGCCTGCTCCCTCCCGCCCGTCTGCAGGGGCCGTTCGAGGCCGCGTCCGATGTGCTGGCGCGGCTCGACGAGCGATTGCGGTCCAGCCCCGTGGCGGAAGCCTTCATCGTCCGCGCCGACTTCCACGACGCCTGCGCCGCGCTGTGGCGGCAGGGCGATTTCGTGCAGATCGAGGATCTCGTGCTGCATGACGCCGGCATGGACGCGCGCGCGCCGACGCATGAGCTGGTCCGCGCCAATGCGGCGCTGCTGACGCGCCGTCGCATCGCCGGTCAGCCGCCGGGATGGGCGCTGACGGCCGCGGGACTGGCCGCGCTGCGCGGCGCGCGAACGGTCGATGACGGCGCCGTCAAAACGAACGACGGAAATGAATATGACGACGATGACGAGGGCGGCGACTTCCATGACTCCGATGACGACGCCGCGCCATTGGCCGGCGAATTCGCCGAGATCGACGCGCTGCTGGCGCGAAGCTCGGCCGCAGCGAGCGATGTAAGGGCGATTCCGCTCAAGCGCGACGACTCCGGCCTCGTCTATGACGAGGACTGGGACGAGGAGGGCAGGCTCGACGAATGGCGCGCGGCGCTGAAGGAAATCGAAACACTGCCGCCTCTGCTCGCCGCCGCTCTCGCCTATGAAGGCTGGGAGACGCTCGAGCCGCTGCGGCGTCAGTCCTGGCTCGGCCCGCTGCTCGCCGCCGCCCTGCTGCGGGCGCGCGGCAAGACGCGCCATCATCTCGCTTCGCTGCATGCGGGATTTCGACATGTGAAATATCGCCGCTCGCGCCATCACGATCTCGCGACGCGGCTCGTCGGCTTCGCGCAGGCGGTCGAGACCATGGCGGCGACGGGGCTGAAGGAAATCGACCGGCTGACGCTCGCGCGCCAATTGCTGCTGCGAAGATGCGCGGGCAGGAGAGGCAATTCGAAACTGCCGCGCCTCGTCGATCTGTGTCTGCGCCTGCCGGTCGTCAGCGTCCCGCTCGCCGCAAAGGAGCTCGGCGTCTCGCAACAGGCGGCGACGACGATGATCGACGAACTCTCCCCCAACCTGCGCGAACTCACCGGCCGCCGACGCTATCGCGCCTGGGCGGTGATGTGA
- a CDS encoding recombinase family protein: MTLIGYARVSTEDQATDAQADALAAAGCAVIFREHMSGAKASRPELAKALARVGKGDVLVVARLDRLARSLSHLLRVIAELDARGAHFRSLADPIDTTTPQGRFALQVLGAVAELERALIQERTRDGLKAARKRGRVGGNPKLRARDPQAIRRIADARSRSYFDRVNQDAGAWLPTVRQMRPEHRWEDVVRVLNAKAQGGGSPCWTVERLKRAVKRFVAEGLADPDLLRPARRRQSSERLLTLVAGVARANPQLTLAQIGAQLEAMFERTPRGGTRWSPSSVKSLLDRAERLGLLARDGR; this comes from the coding sequence ATGACCCTCATCGGCTATGCGCGCGTCTCGACCGAGGATCAGGCGACGGACGCGCAGGCGGACGCGCTGGCCGCCGCCGGCTGCGCGGTCATTTTCCGCGAGCACATGTCGGGCGCGAAGGCGTCGCGGCCCGAGCTGGCGAAGGCGCTGGCGCGCGTCGGCAAGGGCGACGTGCTGGTGGTGGCGCGGCTCGACCGGCTCGCCCGCTCCCTCTCCCATCTTCTCCGGGTGATCGCCGAGCTCGACGCGCGGGGCGCGCATTTCAGGTCGCTCGCCGACCCGATCGACACCACGACGCCGCAGGGGCGTTTCGCGCTTCAGGTGCTCGGCGCCGTCGCGGAGCTGGAACGCGCGCTGATCCAGGAAAGAACCAGGGATGGGCTGAAGGCCGCCAGAAAGCGCGGCCGCGTCGGCGGCAATCCGAAATTGCGCGCCAGGGATCCGCAGGCCATCCGCCGCATCGCCGACGCGCGCAGCCGGAGCTATTTCGACCGGGTCAATCAGGACGCCGGCGCGTGGCTCCCCACGGTCAGGCAGATGCGTCCCGAACATCGCTGGGAGGATGTTGTTCGCGTCCTCAACGCCAAAGCGCAGGGTGGCGGCTCCCCGTGCTGGACCGTCGAGCGCCTAAAGCGCGCCGTCAAACGCTTCGTCGCCGAGGGGCTGGCCGATCCCGACCTCCTCCGCCCCGCCCGCCGCAGGCAAAGCAGCGAGCGGCTGCTCACCCTCGTCGCCGGCGTCGCGCGCGCCAATCCGCAACTGACGCTGGCCCAGATCGGCGCGCAGCTCGAAGCCATGTTCGAGCGCACCCCGCGCGGCGGAACGCGCTGGTCGCCCTCCTCGGTGAAGAGCCTGCTCGATCGCGCCGAAAGGCTCGGGCTGCTGGCGCGCGACGGGCGATAA
- the repC gene encoding plasmid replication protein RepC — protein sequence MMQTQPTTPFGRRSLTLAMVASQAAMKDFAERPGAAQTVVHKWRLFRALTEAKGPLGVTDRALSVLHALLSFHQETALSLPAAAGEERAGLVVFPSNRELSIRAHGMAPATLRRHLASLVEAGLIIRRDSPNGKRYARKGQGGEIENAFGFDLTPLVARADEIENLAEEARAESRAMALLREKITLARRDIVKMIETGVGEGVPGDWRGAQDGYLRLAARYARNLTRRDLEALAGDLAGFAAQLRKLLEDHVNGRKKSASESHSERHIQNQITDSRDSEPSLREGGPEPSGPTGRRSPPPVAPEPPSAGALNPGGGGAAKTYPLGMVLSACPDILDYARGGEIANWRDLAAAAAVARPALGVSPDAWSQALETMGEHDAAIVIAAILQRSEEIRSAGGYLRALTAKAQAGEFSLGPLLMALLRAKTPRKQKAAG from the coding sequence ATGATGCAGACACAGCCGACGACGCCCTTCGGGCGGCGGTCGCTGACGCTCGCCATGGTGGCGAGCCAGGCGGCGATGAAGGATTTTGCTGAGCGCCCCGGCGCGGCGCAGACGGTCGTGCACAAATGGCGGCTGTTCCGCGCGCTCACCGAGGCGAAGGGGCCGCTCGGCGTCACCGACCGCGCGCTTTCGGTTTTGCATGCGCTGCTGAGCTTCCATCAGGAGACGGCGCTGAGCCTGCCGGCCGCGGCGGGGGAGGAGCGCGCCGGCCTCGTCGTCTTCCCGTCGAACCGCGAATTGTCGATCCGCGCCCATGGCATGGCGCCGGCGACGCTGCGCCGCCATCTCGCCAGTCTCGTCGAGGCCGGGCTGATCATCCGCCGCGACTCCCCCAACGGCAAACGCTATGCGCGCAAGGGGCAGGGGGGAGAGATCGAAAACGCCTTCGGCTTCGATCTGACGCCGCTCGTCGCGCGCGCCGATGAGATCGAGAATCTCGCCGAGGAGGCGCGGGCCGAAAGCCGGGCGATGGCGCTCTTGCGGGAGAAGATCACGCTGGCGCGGCGCGACATCGTCAAGATGATCGAGACCGGCGTCGGGGAGGGGGTTCCCGGCGACTGGCGGGGCGCGCAGGACGGCTATCTGCGGCTCGCGGCCCGCTACGCCCGCAATCTCACCCGTCGTGATCTGGAGGCTCTGGCGGGCGATCTCGCGGGCTTTGCCGCGCAACTCCGCAAGCTGCTGGAAGACCACGTGAACGGCCGAAAAAAGAGCGCCAGTGAGTCCCATTCTGAGCGCCACATACAAAATCAAATCACCGACTCTCGCGATTCTGAACCAAGCCTTCGAGAAGGCGGGCCCGAACCGTCCGGACCGACCGGCCGGCGATCGCCGCCGCCGGTCGCGCCCGAACCGCCATCCGCCGGCGCGCTCAACCCCGGCGGCGGCGGCGCGGCGAAAACCTATCCGCTCGGCATGGTGCTCTCGGCCTGTCCGGACATCCTCGATTACGCCAGGGGCGGGGAAATCGCCAATTGGCGCGACCTCGCCGCGGCGGCGGCGGTCGCGCGCCCGGCGCTGGGCGTCTCTCCCGACGCCTGGTCGCAGGCGCTGGAGACGATGGGCGAACATGACGCCGCAATCGTCATCGCCGCCATCCTGCAACGCAGCGAAGAAATCAGAAGCGCCGGCGGCTATCTGCGCGCCCTCACCGCCAAAGCGCAGGCCGGCGAATTCTCCCTCGGCCCCCTGCTCATGGCCCTGCTGCGCGCAAAAACCCCCCGAAAGCAAAAGGCCGCAGGGTGA
- the repB gene encoding plasmid partitioning protein RepB — translation MSKRTDTLRSLFTRAPTPVLSADNMRAEPRRVAAGPVRSMQETFSDVERENESLRARLENAEQVVDVDPALIDPSPFADRFAQEDDPSFEALKQSIAERGQEIPVLLREHVAAPGRYQTAFGHRRIRAARLLGRSVKAIVRALSDDELVVAQGVENAAREDLSFIERAVFALRLEASGRSRTIIQQALAIDRAEASKLISVARAVPEELVRAIGKAPKIGRGRWQELAEALQDKTAIKRARAATDGPAFARAEADERFLRVLKAAKRTDENGTPAPSVIAINDARGQAVAEIRATTRDVKVRLAKPDGAAFARFLAGRLPELIEAFHASGDVENVPKDL, via the coding sequence ATGAGCAAACGCACGGACACGTTGCGCTCCCTTTTTACGCGAGCCCCCACCCCGGTGTTGTCTGCTGACAACATGCGGGCCGAACCAAGGCGCGTCGCGGCGGGGCCGGTCCGCTCGATGCAGGAAACCTTTTCGGACGTCGAGCGCGAAAACGAATCCCTTCGCGCGCGGCTGGAGAACGCCGAGCAGGTGGTCGACGTCGACCCGGCGCTGATCGACCCCTCGCCATTCGCTGACCGGTTCGCCCAGGAGGACGACCCTTCCTTCGAGGCGCTAAAACAATCGATCGCCGAACGGGGGCAGGAGATACCGGTCCTTCTTCGCGAGCATGTAGCCGCGCCCGGCCGCTATCAGACGGCTTTCGGACACCGCCGAATTCGGGCGGCCCGACTGCTCGGACGCTCGGTAAAGGCGATTGTCCGGGCGCTCAGCGACGACGAGCTCGTCGTCGCACAGGGCGTCGAAAACGCCGCGCGCGAGGATCTGAGCTTCATCGAGCGCGCGGTTTTTGCTCTGAGACTCGAGGCCAGCGGCCGAAGCCGGACAATCATTCAACAGGCGCTCGCCATCGATCGAGCCGAGGCTTCGAAGCTCATTTCCGTCGCAAGGGCGGTGCCCGAGGAACTGGTTCGGGCCATTGGCAAGGCGCCGAAGATCGGCCGCGGCCGCTGGCAGGAACTCGCCGAAGCCCTTCAGGACAAGACCGCGATCAAGAGAGCCAGGGCGGCGACCGATGGCCCGGCCTTCGCCAGGGCGGAAGCGGACGAACGATTCCTGCGCGTGTTGAAAGCGGCGAAGCGCACAGATGAAAACGGGACCCCTGCCCCATCGGTGATTGCGATCAACGACGCCAGGGGTCAGGCTGTCGCCGAGATCAGAGCCACGACGCGCGACGTCAAGGTGAGGCTCGCAAAACCGGACGGCGCAGCATTCGCGCGGTTCCTGGCCGGCCGCCTGCCGGAATTGATCGAGGCGTTTCACGCTTCCGGGGACGTCGAAAACGTCCCGAAAGATCTTTGA
- the repA gene encoding plasmid partitioning protein RepA, with product MPSAQPSHAAESALVRLSRHAKVLSGQLQSLSETLFPPSSKKSLRSFSSGEVARFLGVSDGYLRQLSLDGLGPAPSLTAGGRRSYTPAQIRELRQYLAGARPKEALSFLPARREGDKLQVIAVANFKGGSAKTTTALYLAQFLALQGFRVLAIDLDPQASLSAMFGYQPEFDLGEGETLYGAIRYDDARRPMREVVRPTYFDGVSLVPGNLELMEFEHHTPRAMAERSLRGANVFFRRVGAAVAEVEEDFDIVVIDCPPQLGYLTMGALNAATAMLITIHPQMVDVASMNQFLLMTSDVMSVIEEAGGQLDYDFIRYVVTRHDPNDVPETQIVALLRNLFGEDVLRATVWKSTAIANAGLTKQSLYELDKGSVGRAAYERALESVNGANNEILGLVRGVWRR from the coding sequence ATGCCAAGCGCCCAGCCTTCTCATGCCGCTGAGAGCGCGCTTGTGCGTCTCAGTCGACACGCGAAAGTCTTGTCGGGCCAATTGCAGTCTTTGAGCGAGACGCTGTTTCCTCCCTCGTCCAAAAAGAGCTTGCGGTCTTTCTCCTCCGGAGAGGTCGCCCGCTTTCTCGGCGTGTCGGACGGCTATCTGCGGCAATTGTCGCTCGACGGACTTGGCCCCGCCCCGTCCTTGACGGCGGGCGGACGTCGCTCATACACGCCGGCGCAGATTCGCGAGCTGCGTCAATATCTGGCCGGCGCACGGCCGAAGGAGGCGCTTTCGTTCCTGCCTGCGCGTCGTGAGGGCGACAAACTGCAGGTTATCGCCGTCGCCAACTTCAAGGGCGGCTCGGCCAAAACGACCACGGCGCTTTATCTCGCGCAGTTTCTCGCGCTTCAGGGGTTTCGGGTTCTGGCGATCGATCTCGATCCGCAGGCGTCGCTTTCGGCGATGTTCGGTTATCAGCCGGAATTCGACCTCGGCGAGGGCGAAACGCTTTACGGCGCGATCCGCTACGACGATGCGCGGCGCCCCATGCGCGAGGTCGTGCGGCCGACCTATTTCGACGGCGTCTCCCTGGTTCCCGGCAATCTGGAGCTGATGGAGTTCGAGCACCATACGCCGCGCGCGATGGCCGAGCGGTCGCTGCGCGGCGCGAATGTGTTTTTCCGGCGCGTCGGCGCCGCCGTCGCGGAGGTGGAGGAAGACTTCGACATCGTCGTGATCGATTGCCCGCCGCAGCTGGGCTATCTCACCATGGGCGCGCTCAACGCGGCGACCGCCATGCTGATCACGATCCATCCGCAAATGGTGGATGTCGCGTCGATGAATCAATTTCTGCTCATGACCTCCGACGTGATGTCGGTGATTGAAGAGGCGGGAGGGCAGCTCGATTACGACTTCATCCGCTATGTCGTGACCCGTCACGACCCCAATGACGTGCCGGAGACCCAGATCGTCGCTTTGCTTCGCAATCTGTTCGGCGAGGACGTCCTGCGCGCCACCGTCTGGAAGTCGACGGCCATCGCCAACGCGGGTCTGACCAAGCAGTCGCTCTACGAGCTGGACAAGGGTTCGGTGGGGCGAGCGGCTTATGAAAGAGCGCTCGAATCGGTCAACGGGGCCAACAACGAAATCCTCGGTCTCGTCAGGGGGGTATGGCGGCGATGA
- a CDS encoding OprO/OprP family phosphate-selective porin has protein sequence MLKERLRLLEAKVDALLSAQGGARSKPLKTRAGRSSPNVPRATNVANSASLASGDSKPAPPPVFVSFRNGLFVETADKAYSFKIGGRMQFDGGVATQPLNGWSGQAGVRQVRLEVEGKAANYWFYKLQYDFAGAQYGGPFNAPVQGGIRDFWIALQHPALTLPFAKEPAFIHVGSYFEPFSLEFTASSRFRDFIERAMAVDAIAPNRHLGAAIGAYGDNWSAKGGIFTTSFEDLNMNPAFGTPAVFGVPAKAGWVSTGGGQYFDLTGRLTYAPIKTEHDLLHLGVSGRYHQPNDATGLSDDRVLRLGNRVRSENYILNQGLLGTPDLSCGSIITPGGTTAAAAHCVNNVESFGVEMSAAHGPFSLQAEYLGQQVNRDPTRIMLARLGGAFAPGGASHYFVGFYVYGQWYLTGEERAAAYNVSDKIGANFTQIKIKHPFSEGGFGAIGVAARYSEVNLNSGPFSGSALYNMLAYTTLVSPNPLAASAVANAGVVGGRQQNFTLGLNWYPENGFHFQFNWTHVMQTSAPLNDYGLFSAGVPARQGPYFNGAHPNLFEARAQIYW, from the coding sequence ATGCTGAAAGAACGCTTGCGCCTTCTGGAGGCGAAGGTCGACGCTCTCCTCAGCGCGCAGGGCGGCGCAAGGTCAAAACCCCTGAAGACACGCGCCGGCCGTAGTTCTCCCAACGTTCCGCGTGCGACAAATGTTGCGAATTCGGCGTCGCTTGCGTCCGGCGACTCGAAGCCCGCGCCGCCGCCTGTCTTCGTGAGCTTCCGCAACGGCCTTTTTGTCGAGACAGCGGATAAGGCATACAGCTTCAAGATCGGCGGCCGCATGCAATTCGACGGCGGCGTGGCCACACAACCGCTGAACGGCTGGTCGGGTCAGGCGGGCGTGCGACAGGTTCGCCTCGAAGTCGAAGGCAAGGCGGCGAATTACTGGTTCTACAAGCTCCAATATGATTTTGCCGGCGCGCAATATGGTGGGCCCTTCAACGCCCCCGTGCAGGGCGGCATTCGGGACTTCTGGATTGCCCTGCAACATCCGGCGCTCACATTGCCGTTCGCCAAAGAGCCCGCCTTCATTCACGTTGGCAGCTATTTCGAGCCCTTCAGCCTGGAGTTCACCGCATCCTCGCGCTTCCGCGACTTCATCGAACGCGCGATGGCGGTGGACGCGATCGCGCCGAATCGACATCTCGGCGCCGCTATCGGAGCCTATGGCGACAACTGGTCGGCCAAGGGCGGCATATTCACGACGAGTTTCGAGGACCTGAACATGAATCCGGCCTTTGGAACCCCGGCCGTGTTCGGCGTCCCGGCGAAAGCGGGATGGGTTTCCACGGGAGGCGGACAATATTTCGATCTTACGGGCCGCCTGACATATGCGCCGATCAAGACCGAGCATGATTTGCTGCATCTCGGCGTTTCCGGCCGCTATCACCAGCCCAATGACGCGACGGGCCTTTCGGACGATCGGGTGTTAAGGCTCGGCAATCGCGTGCGGTCGGAGAATTATATCCTGAATCAGGGGCTATTGGGAACGCCGGACCTCTCCTGCGGCTCCATCATTACGCCCGGCGGGACGACGGCCGCGGCCGCACATTGTGTAAATAATGTCGAATCCTTCGGAGTGGAGATGTCCGCCGCGCATGGACCGTTCTCGCTTCAGGCAGAGTATCTGGGCCAGCAAGTGAACCGCGATCCGACGAGGATCATGCTGGCGCGCTTGGGTGGCGCATTCGCGCCAGGCGGCGCGTCGCATTATTTCGTCGGCTTTTACGTCTATGGCCAGTGGTATCTGACCGGCGAGGAGCGCGCCGCAGCTTACAACGTCAGCGACAAGATTGGCGCGAATTTCACGCAAATCAAGATCAAACATCCTTTCAGCGAGGGTGGCTTCGGCGCCATCGGCGTCGCCGCGCGATACAGCGAGGTCAATCTCAACAGCGGGCCGTTTTCGGGCTCCGCGCTTTACAATATGCTCGCCTACACCACACTTGTGTCACCCAATCCCCTGGCGGCCAGCGCTGTGGCGAATGCCGGCGTCGTCGGCGGAAGGCAGCAGAATTTCACGCTGGGGCTGAACTGGTATCCGGAAAACGGCTTCCATTTCCAGTTCAACTGGACGCATGTCATGCAGACGTCCGCTCCGCTCAACGACTACGGTCTGTTCTCCGCCGGCGTTCCGGCTCGCCAGGGACCATATTTCAACGGCGCGCATCCGAACCTCTTCGAAGCTCGCGCGCAAATATACTGGTAA
- a CDS encoding NADH-quinone oxidoreductase subunit B family protein: MRRLLFQALMQRVLTEPPPESDEKMLAELGETLSTSARRALGRSLSVRQVDAGSCNGCELEIHALSNPYYDLERFGLRFVASPRHADVLMVTGPVTKNMCEALQRTYDATPNPKWVVAVGDCAFDGGVFAGSYACVGAVTKVVPVDLHVRGCPPDPIALLKGLIALVDAAGKAAR; encoded by the coding sequence ATGAGACGACTTCTTTTTCAGGCTCTGATGCAAAGAGTCCTCACCGAGCCGCCGCCCGAATCTGATGAAAAAATGCTTGCGGAGCTTGGCGAAACGCTTTCGACGAGCGCGCGCCGGGCGCTGGGGCGCAGCCTTTCCGTCCGCCAGGTCGACGCAGGCTCGTGCAACGGATGCGAACTTGAAATCCATGCATTGAGCAACCCCTATTACGATTTGGAGCGATTCGGCCTGCGCTTCGTCGCCTCGCCTCGACACGCGGACGTGTTGATGGTGACGGGGCCGGTGACAAAGAATATGTGTGAGGCGCTTCAGCGGACTTATGATGCGACGCCTAACCCAAAATGGGTGGTCGCGGTCGGAGACTGCGCTTTCGATGGCGGCGTGTTCGCTGGAAGTTACGCTTGCGTCGGCGCAGTTACAAAGGTTGTTCCTGTGGACCTGCATGTCAGAGGCTGTCCGCCGGATCCGATTGCTCTGCTCAAGGGCCTGATCGCGCTGGTCGACGCCGCCGGAAAAGCGGCGAGGTAA